One segment of Halomarina pelagica DNA contains the following:
- a CDS encoding TrmB family transcriptional regulator, whose translation MNSEEEAKFALLRDTLQKNIGLSEYESKVYLALVQGGFQTMSELAKTSDVPKQRVYDTVETLREQGFVEMIDDYPRKAYAIDPSEALSEVHNRLDRAEKYLEELHETVENVENGVALFKSDATIRKYITSLVRNAERDILLLCPLGDLDAVLPLLEDRDEQHVRLIVSDIEPDAEDNERVSLEYSIPDTVDAIRGVTSTEDFAVTVDRKRGLYWTRESTARGTDEQQGYYITNPNLALVLDRFVSASVWPFARPLSGRSQSPTLPKEYLRLRDCLSDLEMLSDSRPLTTLEVEFHGYDTTTGEEVQKRGVLAGYYYTEYDLRASLTIDVHDDGDAVDSSLVTVGGLGTRIEDYSAHSLTLRYEGEQRDRLDEETESHLETCLDELPHEFGARSIVVGFDAFVDRMREIVGDWSEDRYERVGRFDEFKESLIAFEASESAPRVEWRQTKIEAGGHVAHVGRVFDRLDYDVTLIGHLGTPVHTVFGREFSNQTLVSVGESTYTDYVRFDDRKLLFTEPNLSPLDWETILDHVGVEELAEYLDGTPVLSLGTLYSTPQLPSILQGLENDLWPTLRSPPENVHFSPGAIERFDDTTVKRGYDALAAFDNVAPVTVTANRKQTRRFRDLLDGRSGDESTPTVEQVRDELDVSRYIMHSFREATLANGAEVLTARVPQVVKPRQMQNVDEHFVSGVSLALAEGLSDGAVLILGNSVASYFMRHNEVPGKDELRSFVAEYDSFFDYL comes from the coding sequence ATGAATTCAGAAGAGGAAGCGAAGTTCGCCCTGCTGCGCGATACGCTTCAGAAGAACATCGGGCTCTCGGAATACGAATCGAAGGTATACCTCGCGCTCGTCCAGGGCGGGTTCCAGACGATGAGCGAACTCGCGAAAACGAGTGATGTACCGAAGCAACGTGTATACGACACAGTAGAGACGCTCCGTGAACAGGGCTTCGTCGAGATGATAGACGACTATCCGCGAAAAGCCTACGCGATCGATCCGTCAGAGGCCCTCTCGGAGGTTCACAATCGTTTGGATCGGGCGGAAAAGTACCTCGAAGAACTCCACGAAACCGTCGAGAACGTGGAGAACGGTGTCGCGCTGTTCAAGAGCGACGCTACAATACGGAAGTACATCACCAGTCTCGTCCGAAACGCTGAACGCGACATCTTGCTCTTGTGTCCGCTCGGTGACCTCGACGCCGTCCTACCCCTTCTCGAGGATCGCGACGAACAGCACGTTCGGCTCATCGTCTCCGACATCGAACCGGACGCCGAAGACAACGAGCGCGTGAGCCTCGAGTACTCGATACCCGATACGGTTGATGCCATCCGCGGAGTGACGTCGACAGAGGACTTCGCCGTGACGGTGGATCGAAAACGGGGCCTCTACTGGACCCGCGAATCGACGGCACGGGGGACGGACGAACAGCAGGGTTACTACATCACCAATCCCAATCTCGCGCTCGTACTCGATCGATTCGTCTCTGCGTCCGTGTGGCCGTTCGCGCGACCCCTCTCGGGCCGCTCACAGTCACCAACGCTCCCCAAGGAGTACCTGCGCCTCCGAGATTGCCTCTCCGACCTCGAAATGCTGAGCGATAGTCGGCCGCTCACCACTCTGGAGGTCGAGTTTCACGGATACGACACCACGACCGGAGAGGAGGTACAGAAACGGGGTGTTCTCGCCGGTTACTACTACACGGAGTACGATCTCCGGGCGTCACTCACGATCGACGTTCACGACGACGGTGATGCTGTCGATTCCTCACTGGTTACCGTTGGCGGACTCGGAACGCGGATCGAAGACTACAGCGCGCACTCATTGACGCTTCGGTACGAAGGTGAGCAGCGCGATCGGCTCGACGAAGAGACCGAATCCCACCTTGAGACGTGTCTCGACGAACTCCCGCACGAATTCGGAGCACGGTCGATAGTCGTCGGCTTCGACGCGTTCGTCGACCGGATGCGCGAGATCGTGGGTGATTGGTCCGAAGATCGATACGAGCGCGTCGGTCGGTTCGACGAATTCAAAGAATCGCTCATCGCCTTCGAGGCGAGCGAGAGTGCACCTCGCGTCGAGTGGCGACAAACGAAGATAGAGGCCGGAGGGCACGTCGCGCACGTCGGTAGAGTCTTCGACAGACTGGACTACGACGTCACGCTTATCGGCCATCTTGGAACACCGGTCCACACCGTGTTCGGACGCGAGTTCAGTAACCAGACGCTGGTGAGCGTCGGCGAGAGCACCTACACCGACTACGTTCGATTCGACGACCGGAAACTCTTGTTTACCGAGCCAAACCTCTCACCGCTGGATTGGGAGACCATTTTGGATCACGTCGGCGTCGAGGAACTCGCGGAGTATCTCGACGGGACACCGGTGCTGTCGCTCGGGACGCTCTACTCGACGCCGCAACTCCCGTCAATCCTCCAGGGCCTCGAAAACGACCTCTGGCCGACGCTTCGTTCACCGCCGGAGAACGTGCACTTCTCGCCGGGGGCCATCGAACGGTTCGACGATACGACCGTCAAACGCGGATACGATGCTCTCGCCGCGTTTGACAACGTTGCTCCGGTGACGGTGACGGCAAACCGGAAGCAGACGCGCCGCTTTCGCGACCTGCTAGACGGGCGATCGGGGGACGAATCGACGCCGACCGTCGAACAGGTCCGGGACGAACTCGACGTCTCCCGGTACATCATGCACTCGTTCAGGGAGGCGACGCTCGCCAACGGAGCGGAGGTGCTGACCGCGCGAGTTCCGCAGGTGGTCAAACCGCGTCAGATGCAGAACGTAGACGAGCACTTCGTCAGCGGTGTCTCGCTCGCACTCGCAGAAGGCCTATCCGACGGTGCGGTGCTCATTCTCGGCAACAGCGTAGCGAGTTACTTCATGCGCCACAACGAGGTCCCTGGCAAGGACGAACTCCGCTCCTTCGTCGCCGAGTACGATTCCTTCTTCGACTATCTTTAA